A genomic region of Candidatus Dadabacteria bacterium contains the following coding sequences:
- a CDS encoding RecQ family ATP-dependent DNA helicase, with the protein MTRPAAAYSLAWLTVSGTESILPRWVYRTFPAAPQFLHSVRSVRCDDPRCTYCFVHHDPRGKLEEYFGYRAFHPTPMTSDGDSLQERIVLRGIEKQPILAILPTGGGKSLCFQLPAIVHNERTRALTIVISPLQALMKDQVENLNRKTKTGNLAAALNGLLTMPERHDVLEAVRLGRFALLYVSPEQLRNRSFKTAIRQREIATWVFDEAHCISRWGHDFRPDYLYAARFIREFSAREGIDPAPVACFTATAKLDVREEIIAHFRDELGQELKVLATDRVDRENLNYSVEEVSPMQKRARILELLAEHIGEPSATVPRGAAIIYAGRRRRTEELATSLRVHGWNAEHFHAGIDPPEKKRVQDAFISGKVPIIVATNAFGMGIDKENVRLVVHADVPGSLENYLQEAGRAGRDGDSANCVLLFAKGDLEDQFDLASRGCLTQRDISQILKAVRRARRRDAEEIVLSPGEILRIPDTEVSFDERETSANTKVRTAISWLERTGFVLRDENQTRVFQGVPAVPDIDTAKRKMEELNLSEHVQQRWLEVISELQEADIREGIDTDQLAHLPSFRSLKSHIGEDAANWDRTASREILRTLDEMTRAGLLESGLYFTAWVRHKTKSRSLDRLEEIVRVEKAVVDLLRTEYSDITSGTEILLSISHLQERLRTEGIKVTRDSTLKLLVGWARQGFSQKALITLGGGGRHGLRVSLQADWAGFREQVDLRVQVSRTVLKVLLSIAERQGLIGEQLVLFSLEDLRCGINGQSGLVNRIGDPFNAIEKTLLFLDEHDVIKLQKGLSIFRQAMTIRFPDEAKGKRYSDRHYRPLQDHYDQRVCQIHAIGRYVEEAQAELNSGRRYIQSYFSLPASEFVQHYFANDPKTLKRATSRESYAEIVESLRNDAQEQIVTASKDHNLLVLAGPGSGKTRVVVHRCAYLLRVERVRPERILVVCFNRSAMYQLRVRLRDLVGDLARQVAVHTYHSLALHLTERSIAARVEVAGQEDIDFDSIIDEANSRLRGKEQVVGMEPDELRDRVLSGFEYVLVDEYQDIDARQYELITHIARRAGEDEDRDRCATILAVGDDDQSIYGWRDANIQFLRQFEKEFKAQRHYLVENYRSTQRIIAVSNTLICHNRDRMKLKHSIRVNVDRLKELPGGEWELLDNVAQGHVSLLKVEGGEAQTAAVLAEIERLRRLDPEPDWYNFAVLSRTHDQLASVRALLEREGVPVRRVLRDGLPPLWRIREFKRLLTHLEESKLPEVSIPKLRGELSRVCGVDSFWTAMASRMLMDIEVEFGEESCAVVDVVEALYRCFADHYRSHVFGDGVLVSTVHAAKGLEFSHVIVLGGEWKKGNIGSYEEERRLYYVAMTRARKTLALIDRRDDPLPYVREFESKNLRIRKVSVAKGRSDKLTHVRYTVLGMRDLFIDFAGEKPEGHGVHISLTRMQVGDSITLKREQSGQVVVLDCEGKQVGCLSKNTAESWQQPDLNQVDEVRVLGMVSREQEDCKPEYRDRIAVPDWELPLLEVRHRSPSTE; encoded by the coding sequence ATGACTCGACCGGCTGCTGCCTATTCCCTTGCTTGGCTCACGGTATCAGGGACTGAGTCCATTCTTCCGCGCTGGGTATACCGTACTTTCCCGGCCGCTCCCCAATTTCTGCACTCGGTCCGGAGCGTTCGGTGTGACGACCCGAGGTGCACGTATTGCTTTGTCCATCACGACCCCCGTGGCAAACTGGAGGAGTATTTCGGGTATAGAGCCTTTCACCCGACCCCAATGACGAGCGACGGAGATAGTCTGCAGGAACGGATTGTCCTGCGGGGAATCGAAAAACAGCCGATTTTGGCGATTCTGCCAACAGGCGGTGGTAAGTCGCTTTGCTTTCAACTACCCGCGATTGTCCACAACGAGCGGACCAGAGCACTTACCATTGTTATTTCTCCGCTCCAGGCGCTGATGAAAGATCAGGTTGAGAATCTCAATCGTAAGACCAAGACTGGGAACCTCGCAGCTGCTTTGAATGGCCTCCTGACCATGCCCGAGCGTCATGACGTGCTCGAAGCAGTACGGCTCGGACGGTTTGCACTCCTCTATGTCTCACCCGAACAACTGCGGAACCGTTCTTTCAAAACAGCTATACGTCAGCGTGAGATTGCCACTTGGGTGTTCGATGAGGCTCACTGCATCTCGAGATGGGGCCACGACTTCCGTCCAGACTACCTGTACGCGGCACGCTTCATCCGCGAGTTCTCGGCGAGAGAAGGGATTGACCCTGCTCCGGTAGCGTGTTTCACTGCGACCGCAAAGCTCGACGTACGTGAAGAAATCATTGCGCATTTCCGTGATGAGCTTGGCCAAGAGCTCAAGGTACTCGCAACTGATAGAGTTGACCGAGAGAACCTGAACTACTCGGTCGAAGAGGTGTCCCCTATGCAAAAAAGAGCTCGCATCCTCGAGTTGCTTGCAGAGCACATTGGAGAGCCGTCGGCCACAGTACCCCGAGGCGCAGCAATCATCTACGCGGGCAGGCGCAGACGGACGGAAGAACTTGCAACGTCACTGCGCGTCCACGGATGGAATGCTGAGCATTTCCATGCCGGCATCGATCCACCCGAGAAGAAGCGCGTCCAGGATGCGTTCATCTCTGGAAAGGTGCCAATTATCGTTGCGACCAACGCCTTCGGTATGGGGATTGATAAGGAAAACGTGCGACTTGTCGTACATGCTGACGTTCCCGGATCCCTTGAGAACTATCTGCAGGAAGCCGGGCGGGCAGGCCGAGACGGCGATTCGGCAAACTGTGTTCTGCTCTTTGCCAAAGGTGACCTCGAGGATCAGTTCGACTTGGCCTCGCGCGGTTGTCTTACCCAACGAGACATTTCTCAGATACTCAAAGCAGTCCGCAGGGCACGGCGTCGGGACGCTGAAGAAATCGTGCTTTCACCTGGTGAAATTTTGCGGATACCGGACACTGAGGTGTCGTTCGATGAGCGTGAAACATCAGCGAATACGAAGGTCAGAACCGCCATCTCATGGTTGGAACGCACGGGCTTTGTACTACGCGACGAAAACCAGACCCGCGTTTTCCAAGGTGTACCGGCAGTGCCTGATATCGATACTGCAAAAAGAAAAATGGAGGAGCTTAACCTCTCAGAACATGTACAACAGCGGTGGCTGGAAGTAATCAGTGAACTGCAAGAGGCAGATATCCGAGAAGGAATCGACACTGATCAGCTTGCCCACTTACCCTCTTTTCGATCACTCAAGTCTCATATTGGCGAAGACGCAGCAAATTGGGACCGCACTGCGTCCCGGGAAATCCTCCGCACCTTAGATGAAATGACACGCGCCGGATTGCTAGAGAGCGGACTCTACTTTACGGCCTGGGTTCGGCATAAGACGAAGAGCCGGTCGCTGGATCGGCTTGAGGAGATTGTAAGAGTTGAAAAAGCGGTGGTGGACCTCTTGCGCACTGAGTACTCTGATATAACATCCGGCACCGAAATACTGTTGTCCATCTCCCATTTGCAGGAGCGCCTTCGAACCGAGGGAATAAAAGTCACCCGCGACAGCACGCTAAAGCTACTTGTGGGTTGGGCACGCCAAGGCTTTAGTCAAAAAGCGCTCATAACGCTCGGAGGCGGCGGGCGACATGGCTTGCGTGTGAGTCTGCAAGCCGACTGGGCTGGCTTTCGGGAACAAGTGGACCTGCGCGTCCAAGTAAGCCGGACGGTGCTCAAAGTTCTCCTCTCAATTGCCGAGCGACAAGGCCTGATTGGTGAACAACTCGTGCTGTTTTCTCTGGAAGATCTCCGGTGCGGCATCAACGGGCAATCCGGATTGGTTAATCGGATCGGCGACCCATTCAACGCAATCGAGAAAACGCTCCTGTTCTTGGACGAGCACGACGTTATCAAGCTCCAGAAGGGCCTGTCGATTTTCCGCCAGGCAATGACTATACGATTTCCGGACGAGGCAAAAGGAAAACGCTATTCCGACCGCCATTACCGTCCCCTCCAAGACCACTACGATCAACGGGTGTGTCAGATTCATGCAATTGGGCGCTATGTGGAGGAAGCACAGGCAGAACTCAACAGCGGTCGCCGCTACATACAAAGCTACTTCAGTCTGCCTGCGTCTGAGTTCGTTCAGCATTATTTCGCGAACGATCCTAAGACACTCAAGCGAGCTACGTCGCGGGAGAGCTATGCGGAGATTGTTGAAAGCCTCCGCAATGATGCTCAGGAGCAAATTGTCACCGCGTCGAAGGATCACAATTTACTAGTGCTGGCAGGCCCTGGATCTGGAAAGACGCGCGTTGTGGTTCATCGATGTGCCTACCTTTTAAGGGTAGAGCGCGTACGACCCGAACGCATCCTAGTTGTCTGCTTCAACCGCTCCGCAATGTACCAGTTGCGAGTACGGCTCAGAGATCTCGTCGGTGATCTGGCACGCCAAGTTGCCGTACATACCTACCACTCTCTTGCTCTGCACCTGACCGAGCGATCGATAGCCGCCCGGGTCGAGGTGGCAGGTCAGGAGGACATCGACTTTGACAGTATCATTGACGAGGCGAACAGCCGCCTACGGGGTAAAGAGCAGGTTGTAGGAATGGAGCCGGACGAGCTTCGGGACCGAGTGCTCTCAGGTTTTGAATACGTGCTCGTGGACGAGTATCAGGACATTGATGCGCGACAGTATGAATTGATCACTCACATTGCGCGACGGGCGGGCGAAGACGAAGACCGCGACCGCTGCGCGACGATCCTCGCAGTGGGCGATGACGATCAGAGCATCTACGGGTGGCGCGACGCTAACATCCAATTTTTGCGTCAGTTTGAGAAAGAGTTCAAGGCCCAGCGACATTACCTAGTCGAGAATTATCGATCTACTCAGCGCATTATCGCCGTGTCTAACACATTGATCTGTCACAACCGGGACCGGATGAAATTGAAGCATTCGATTCGGGTAAATGTGGATCGTTTGAAAGAGCTTCCCGGCGGCGAGTGGGAATTGCTGGATAATGTTGCCCAAGGGCATGTCTCACTGCTGAAAGTGGAGGGTGGCGAGGCACAAACAGCTGCGGTGTTAGCAGAGATTGAGCGTCTGCGAAGGCTCGATCCGGAGCCGGATTGGTATAACTTCGCTGTCCTCTCGCGAACGCATGATCAATTGGCTTCTGTACGCGCGCTCCTTGAACGTGAGGGAGTGCCGGTCCGTAGGGTTCTCCGGGATGGATTGCCGCCTCTTTGGCGTATTCGAGAATTCAAACGCCTGCTCACACACTTGGAAGAAAGTAAACTGCCAGAGGTCTCTATACCAAAGTTGCGTGGGGAACTCTCTAGGGTTTGTGGTGTAGATTCATTCTGGACGGCAATGGCAAGCCGTATGCTGATGGATATTGAGGTAGAGTTTGGAGAAGAATCTTGTGCTGTGGTTGATGTGGTGGAGGCGCTATATAGGTGCTTTGCCGACCATTACCGCTCGCATGTCTTTGGCGACGGGGTGTTGGTTAGCACGGTGCATGCAGCGAAGGGATTAGAGTTTTCCCATGTCATTGTGCTCGGTGGTGAGTGGAAGAAGGGGAACATTGGCTCCTATGAGGAGGAGCGTCGCCTCTACTACGTAGCGATGACGCGAGCACGTAAGACACTTGCGTTGATAGACCGGAGAGACGATCCGCTTCCCTATGTGCGGGAGTTCGAGTCGAAGAACTTACGCATTCG